The Lacipirellulaceae bacterium genome contains a region encoding:
- a CDS encoding glycosyl hydrolase: protein MINVDSKLVPADLLPKCQTLWQLATEKIPRIARSFTPGSPTPVITRAGKYEAQGWTEWTQGFQYGSAILAFEATGNEELLDIGIRGTREAMPAHVTHFGVHDHGFNNVSTYGNLRRLMLEGKTPRDEGQLHAFEVALKASAAVQAMRWSRTHEGGGYIYSFNGPHSLFSDTIRSLRSLALGHQLGHRVLSENDEPVDLIARLIEHARATAQWNVYYGEDSEEPRDAYDIRGRVVHESIFNPNDGRYRCPSTQQGYSPFTTWTRGLAWVMLGFAEQLEFLDTVPDESLEAQGGRASIVAFMQKAAEATCDFYLCETPTDGIPYWDTGSPGLVHLGDYLDRPAEPMNDHEPVDSSAAAIACQGLLRLGRWLSNHGEDASGEKYWQAGLTVLRTLLDEPYLATDPAHDGLLLHTIYHRPRNWDYIPDGAKIPYGESCMWGDYHLLEAALYVQRVAREEHYYTFFNDKL from the coding sequence ATGATTAACGTCGATTCTAAACTCGTTCCTGCAGACCTACTTCCTAAGTGCCAGACACTGTGGCAACTGGCCACGGAGAAGATACCGCGCATCGCCAGAAGCTTCACACCTGGATCCCCGACCCCGGTCATCACGCGTGCTGGCAAGTATGAAGCACAAGGTTGGACCGAGTGGACACAAGGTTTTCAGTACGGATCGGCCATCCTAGCGTTTGAGGCGACCGGCAACGAAGAACTGCTGGACATCGGCATCCGCGGCACGCGTGAAGCGATGCCCGCTCACGTCACACACTTTGGCGTGCATGATCACGGTTTCAATAACGTCAGCACCTATGGCAATCTCCGCCGCTTGATGCTCGAAGGAAAAACGCCCCGCGACGAGGGCCAGCTTCACGCCTTTGAAGTTGCCTTGAAAGCCTCCGCTGCCGTGCAAGCGATGCGTTGGAGCCGGACGCATGAGGGAGGCGGGTATATCTATTCCTTTAACGGTCCGCACTCGCTGTTTTCGGACACGATTCGGTCGCTGCGTTCGCTGGCCCTCGGGCACCAGCTTGGCCATCGGGTGCTGAGCGAGAACGACGAGCCGGTCGACTTGATCGCGCGTCTGATCGAGCACGCGCGCGCAACAGCTCAGTGGAACGTCTACTACGGTGAGGATTCAGAAGAACCTCGCGACGCGTACGACATCCGCGGACGTGTCGTCCACGAGAGCATTTTCAACCCCAACGATGGCCGTTATCGGTGCCCAAGCACGCAGCAGGGTTACTCGCCATTTACGACGTGGACGCGCGGACTTGCCTGGGTGATGCTCGGCTTCGCAGAGCAGTTGGAATTCTTGGATACCGTGCCCGACGAATCGTTAGAAGCACAAGGTGGTCGAGCGAGCATTGTCGCTTTCATGCAAAAGGCCGCAGAGGCGACTTGCGACTTCTACCTGTGTGAAACGCCCACCGATGGCATTCCCTACTGGGACACGGGATCGCCGGGACTGGTCCATCTGGGGGACTATCTCGATCGACCCGCTGAGCCCATGAACGACCACGAACCGGTCGATAGTTCCGCCGCGGCGATTGCTTGCCAAGGTTTGCTCAGGTTAGGACGGTGGCTCAGCAATCACGGCGAAGACGCAAGCGGAGAGAAATATTGGCAAGCGGGACTCACCGTGTTGCGGACTCTCCTTGACGAACCCTACCTGGCAACCGACCCAGCGCACGATGGCCTATTGCTTCACACGATCTATCATCGACCTCGCAATTGGGATTACATTCCCGACGGTGCCAAGATTCCCTATGGCGAATCCTGCATGTGGGGCGACTATCACTTGCTGGAAGCGGCTTTGTACGTTCAGCGAGTGGCGAGGGAAGAGCACTACTATACTTTCTTCAATGACAAGCTTTAG
- a CDS encoding phosphatase PAP2 family protein yields MPHLPKSLQKIENYARSFSHLEWAPLLALLLAACLTWGFIELADEVSEGETASLDEQILLAMRNPANLNDPIGPEIAEEIGRDLTALGGIAILGLLTVSTVVFLFLLPMPRAAIYVALATTGAVGISLVMKSAFARQRPDLVSHGSHVYTSSFPSGHSMMAAAVYLTLGMLLARMLAKRRLQILVVSIAVLLTVGVGVSRVYLGVHWPTDVIGGWAVGGAWALVCWYLAGWLQSRGQLEREVEVQKKTTE; encoded by the coding sequence ATGCCGCATTTGCCGAAGTCGCTGCAGAAAATCGAGAACTATGCTCGTAGCTTCTCGCATCTCGAATGGGCACCTCTATTAGCGTTGTTGTTGGCCGCTTGCTTGACTTGGGGATTTATCGAATTGGCGGACGAAGTGAGCGAAGGGGAGACCGCGTCGCTTGATGAGCAAATTTTGCTCGCGATGCGTAATCCGGCGAACTTGAATGATCCTATTGGACCGGAGATTGCTGAAGAAATCGGTCGTGATTTGACCGCCCTAGGTGGAATCGCGATTCTTGGGTTGCTCACCGTTTCGACGGTCGTGTTCCTTTTCCTTCTGCCTATGCCCAGGGCGGCCATTTATGTGGCTCTCGCAACCACCGGCGCCGTGGGGATCAGTCTCGTTATGAAATCCGCCTTCGCTCGCCAGCGGCCTGACTTGGTTTCACACGGCTCGCACGTCTATACATCTAGCTTTCCTAGTGGCCACTCGATGATGGCCGCAGCGGTATATCTAACGCTGGGTATGTTGCTTGCCCGCATGTTAGCCAAACGACGTTTGCAGATTCTCGTCGTATCCATTGCCGTACTGTTAACCGTGGGCGTTGGAGTCAGCCGTGTTTATTTGGGCGTGCATTGGCCCACCGACGTCATTGGTGGCTGGGCGGTCGGTGGAGCGTGGGCGCTCGTCTGCTGGTACCTTGCTGGCTGGCTGCAGAGCCGCGGGCAGCTCGAACGCGAAGTCGAAGTGCAGAAAAAAACAACGGAATAG
- a CDS encoding anti-sigma factor yields MTTSYRDNGPTSDRLDDLLADQALFGLSEAEQAELDALLLESDLTGDEYDIVATEVQLASTVAADEDLSDSLRERILAASSATPSTDSPATLALPSSQPSSRNWAGLMLLAASILFAAFILRPAPQAQSFSPEQLQASLTAAEKQAGSQVIRVSWTRGADETAKTAEGEVLWDPKTQQGIMRFHGLAKNDPTKEQYQLWIFDADRNEAHPVDGGVFDIADANADTLIPIDARVPVNEATLFAITVERPGGVVVSSRERLPLLAPVKG; encoded by the coding sequence ATGACTACTTCCTATCGTGATAACGGCCCCACTAGCGATCGCCTCGATGACCTCCTCGCCGATCAAGCACTCTTTGGTTTGTCGGAAGCAGAACAAGCTGAACTTGATGCGTTACTCTTAGAGAGCGACCTCACAGGCGACGAGTACGATATTGTCGCGACCGAGGTACAGCTCGCGTCGACCGTTGCGGCAGACGAAGATTTGTCGGATTCGCTGCGAGAGCGAATCCTGGCAGCTTCTAGTGCGACACCTAGCACAGATTCGCCAGCAACCCTAGCCTTGCCAAGCTCGCAGCCAAGCAGTAGGAACTGGGCCGGTTTGATGCTGCTGGCGGCATCAATTCTGTTCGCTGCGTTCATCTTGCGACCCGCTCCGCAAGCTCAGTCGTTTTCCCCCGAGCAGCTCCAAGCCAGTTTGACCGCCGCGGAGAAGCAAGCTGGCTCGCAAGTCATTCGCGTGAGTTGGACTCGCGGAGCCGACGAAACGGCTAAGACTGCGGAAGGGGAAGTCCTCTGGGATCCCAAAACGCAACAAGGCATCATGCGCTTCCACGGCCTGGCGAAGAACGACCCCACGAAAGAACAGTACCAACTTTGGATTTTTGACGCCGACCGGAATGAAGCCCACCCGGTCGACGGTGGGGTGTTCGACATCGCCGATGCGAATGCCGACACGCTTATTCCCATTGATGCTCGTGTGCCCGTCAACGAGGCAACACTCTTTGCGATTACCGTTGAGCGTCCCGGTGGCGTGGTTGTCTCTTCGCGCGAGCGGTTACCGCTGCTCGCACCGGTGAAAGGCTGA
- a CDS encoding sigma-70 family RNA polymerase sigma factor, whose translation MDRYGGLVWSLARRYCRGNADAEDLTQEIFLQLWKYAARFDADVAAETTFVAMIARRRLIDHRRRLTTRQEIDSATDREIETDDRSLSGEPRQTDPAQQALLSDEAARARDAMNQLPDQQQQVLDLALNACLTQSEISQKLDMPLGTVKTNARRGLQQLRRLLGEPNAMGGVSS comes from the coding sequence ATGGATCGCTATGGCGGGCTGGTCTGGTCGCTGGCACGTCGTTATTGCCGCGGGAATGCCGACGCGGAAGATTTGACGCAGGAAATCTTCCTTCAACTATGGAAGTATGCCGCAAGGTTCGACGCGGACGTGGCAGCAGAGACGACCTTTGTTGCGATGATTGCTCGCCGGCGTTTGATTGATCATCGTCGCCGCTTGACCACACGACAGGAAATCGACTCGGCAACCGACCGCGAGATTGAAACCGACGACCGTTCCCTCAGCGGAGAACCGAGACAAACCGACCCGGCCCAACAAGCCCTGCTTAGCGACGAAGCCGCTCGTGCCCGTGATGCAATGAATCAACTACCCGACCAACAACAACAGGTTCTTGACCTCGCATTGAACGCGTGTCTGACGCAATCAGAGATTAGTCAGAAACTCGACATGCCGCTCGGCACGGTCAAAACCAATGCCCGTCGCGGCCTCCAACAGTTGCGACGGTTATTGGGTGAGCCTAACGCGATGGGAGGCGTCTCGTCATGA
- a CDS encoding fasciclin domain-containing protein: MKTSHLLAFSTVLLIGFTASQSVAGECPYSKQQTANKCSSAHETTVAHQEHAATTRFQVKHHEKPNIVEIAAGAENFKTLVAAAKAAGLVDVLQSKGPLTVFAPTDEAFAKLPKGTVETLLKSENKQKLATILKYHVVAGDVRAEQAIGLAKQHKQAKTVAGSEIKLSLNKDALFINESKVIKADLVASNGVIHVIDSVLLPPEPKQEHAGSARNAAPVKAGKTIVETAIANKDFNTLVAAVKAAGLVDTLQGEGPFTVLAPTDKAFAALPKGTVETLLMPENKQKLADILTYHVFSGKARAEDVVKLDSAKSVLGQEVKIVANEKGIMINNAKVVIANIECSNGVIHVIDAVLLPQ, encoded by the coding sequence GTGAAGACTTCCCACCTATTAGCATTCTCAACGGTCCTGCTGATTGGCTTTACTGCCAGTCAAAGCGTTGCTGGCGAATGCCCCTACTCGAAGCAACAGACGGCAAATAAGTGTTCGTCAGCTCATGAAACGACGGTAGCTCATCAGGAGCATGCCGCGACAACTCGATTCCAAGTCAAACATCATGAGAAGCCCAACATCGTTGAAATCGCAGCCGGGGCAGAGAATTTCAAGACTCTGGTCGCAGCCGCAAAGGCGGCAGGGCTCGTTGACGTGCTGCAGAGCAAAGGTCCACTAACCGTCTTTGCCCCCACCGACGAGGCCTTCGCCAAGCTGCCGAAGGGCACTGTCGAAACATTGTTGAAGTCCGAGAATAAACAGAAGCTGGCGACAATTCTCAAGTATCACGTCGTCGCCGGTGACGTGCGTGCGGAGCAAGCCATCGGGCTCGCTAAGCAACACAAGCAGGCGAAGACCGTCGCGGGGTCGGAAATTAAGTTGTCGCTAAATAAAGACGCACTATTCATCAATGAGTCGAAGGTCATCAAAGCTGACCTCGTCGCATCGAATGGTGTGATCCATGTGATCGACTCTGTGTTGCTGCCGCCAGAGCCTAAACAGGAACATGCTGGCTCTGCCAGAAATGCAGCACCTGTAAAGGCCGGTAAGACCATCGTTGAGACGGCCATCGCTAACAAGGATTTCAACACGCTGGTGGCTGCAGTAAAGGCTGCTGGTCTGGTTGACACACTACAAGGTGAAGGGCCTTTCACCGTACTGGCCCCCACCGATAAAGCTTTTGCCGCTCTGCCAAAGGGGACGGTCGAGACCTTGCTAATGCCTGAGAACAAGCAGAAGTTGGCAGACATCCTCACCTACCACGTGTTCTCAGGAAAAGCGAGAGCTGAGGATGTTGTGAAGCTAGACAGTGCAAAAAGCGTGCTTGGGCAAGAAGTGAAGATCGTGGCCAATGAAAAAGGCATTATGATCAATAATGCCAAGGTGGTGATTGCCAATATCGAATGTTCCAACGGAGTGATCCACGTGATTGACGCCGTGCTGCTACCCCAATAA
- a CDS encoding FAD-dependent oxidoreductase codes for MLNHPTRLLFSLCVCFFAFGDRPATAKEDRLLQADIVVYGDASGGVTAAVQAARMGKTVILVSQYGHLGGMTSSGLGWTDIGNTDILGGLSHEFYRRVYLHYQQAEAWEHEPQEEFANKGQGPPALDDERQLASTFEPKVAEAVFDELVKEAGVGIVLGRIDLETGVSMEGKRITALHLENGQKVKGKMFIDASYEGDLMAAAKVSFRVGRESNSEFDEAGNGITGPLRGCQLPDGIDPYVMPGDASSGLLPGVNPTMGGPVGTGDHRFQAYCYRMVLTDVPTNRRMIEKPANYDDSDYEILFRAIEVGQHSRFFETNLMPNRKTDSNNASGISCDLIAGNYGPDWNWATLNHKEREEVAEKHRDWQLGLVWTVQNHPRVPENVRKAHAIWGLAKDEFSDNDNWPYNLYVREARRMASEFVMTEKHCRNKLPVVDSVGLGAYTLDSHNTQRIVHNGMVKNEGDIQSRLNGPPYRISYRALTPRADECENLLVPWALSATHIAFGSIRMEPVFMTLGQSAATAAVMAIDGDLTVQEVPYEQLRERLLQDGQRLGKQ; via the coding sequence ATGTTGAATCACCCGACACGGCTTCTCTTTTCCTTATGCGTTTGCTTCTTCGCTTTCGGAGATCGACCCGCCACGGCAAAGGAGGATCGCCTATTACAAGCTGATATCGTCGTCTACGGCGACGCCTCGGGCGGGGTGACCGCGGCCGTGCAAGCGGCACGGATGGGCAAGACGGTGATTCTCGTTTCGCAATACGGCCATCTCGGCGGGATGACGAGCAGCGGTCTTGGTTGGACCGACATTGGCAACACGGACATTCTGGGCGGGCTGAGTCACGAGTTCTATCGCCGCGTCTATTTGCACTACCAACAAGCGGAAGCCTGGGAACACGAACCGCAAGAAGAGTTCGCCAACAAAGGCCAAGGCCCCCCGGCACTCGACGACGAGCGACAGCTCGCTTCGACGTTCGAGCCCAAAGTGGCCGAAGCTGTTTTCGACGAGCTCGTTAAAGAGGCCGGCGTCGGTATCGTTCTGGGAAGGATTGATCTGGAAACGGGTGTGTCGATGGAAGGCAAACGCATTACCGCGTTGCACCTGGAGAATGGTCAAAAAGTCAAAGGAAAGATGTTCATCGATGCTTCTTACGAGGGCGATCTCATGGCGGCAGCCAAGGTATCGTTTCGCGTGGGGCGGGAATCGAATTCCGAATTCGACGAAGCTGGCAACGGTATCACCGGTCCGCTGCGTGGCTGCCAGCTACCCGATGGCATCGATCCTTACGTCATGCCCGGTGATGCAAGCAGCGGCCTGTTGCCAGGCGTGAACCCGACGATGGGTGGTCCCGTTGGCACAGGCGATCATCGCTTTCAAGCGTATTGTTACCGTATGGTGCTGACCGACGTGCCGACGAATCGCCGAATGATTGAGAAGCCCGCGAACTATGACGACTCAGATTACGAGATTCTCTTTCGCGCAATCGAGGTCGGTCAGCATAGCCGGTTCTTTGAGACCAATCTCATGCCCAATCGCAAAACGGACTCGAACAACGCCAGTGGGATTTCCTGCGACTTGATCGCAGGGAACTACGGACCGGATTGGAACTGGGCCACACTCAATCACAAGGAACGAGAAGAAGTCGCGGAAAAGCATCGCGATTGGCAGTTGGGACTCGTCTGGACCGTGCAGAATCACCCACGCGTGCCAGAGAACGTCCGCAAAGCCCACGCCATATGGGGACTCGCCAAAGATGAATTCTCAGACAATGACAACTGGCCATACAACTTGTATGTGCGCGAAGCACGTCGAATGGCTTCCGAATTTGTTATGACCGAAAAACATTGTCGGAATAAACTGCCGGTCGTCGATTCGGTTGGTTTGGGCGCTTACACCCTCGATTCACACAACACCCAACGGATCGTTCACAACGGCATGGTGAAGAATGAGGGCGACATTCAAAGCCGACTGAACGGCCCGCCCTACCGCATCTCTTACCGCGCACTAACGCCGCGAGCCGATGAATGTGAAAACCTTTTGGTTCCCTGGGCTCTGTCGGCAACACACATCGCCTTTGGCTCAATCCGCATGGAGCCGGTCTTCATGACCTTGGGGCAATCTGCTGCCACCGCGGCGGTGATGGCCATTGATGGCGATCTCACCGTTCAAGAAGTCCCCTACGAACAACTCCGCGAGCGCCTGCTTCAAGACGGGCAACGGTTGGGCAAGCAATAA
- a CDS encoding YXWGXW repeat-containing protein gives MLRPTRTLVIAPLISLALVFLTRTVFAQAPPAPPQAVDAQQDLNVLERGPIHEAFAEPIALDIDPADAPIIDRAPPEPIDELPPEVRPEGNNVQWLSGYWMFSVEQDDFIWISGVWREIPPGRQWVPGHWSKVPGGFQWVSGFWAAAGQQEVQFLPQPPQTLEQGPVSPAPSTSHFWIPGCWTWNQARYVWRPGYWYAGQVGWIWTPDHYVWTPRGFVYVAGFWDYPLARRGLLFAPVFWNGHHRWHTLRYTPRHVVNSSLLLSSLYVNSPYRHYYFGFHPKYTQLGLRPWYDVHLRKHRGHSHFYDPFFAYHRWHDGRRDPHWIDNYRHHFDGLRKGAGAVGPRDGRANPNFDRRLPDEIVLKGKGPKGKNVLQASTNKLNNLVVPLGQFASNNNTKAKLQRVSQQQQLDALRGSDRVRNLARLRAQQEVLHKATNAGKAKGSQFVRDTLRLPEKYQAGKPITTNSTQRLRAETQVLGQGRSDLNRNATTSQATQIRRQLDLQSRGQANQQLETNRRLGEKQQTINNFLQNQQQRLREQARAGSSNTVQQSGKSRAIGSTPQSRTFQNALPTNRNWQIPTQRGNSQKVVSPPSNRSGQSFPQQFRGRSSSSNFSTQRATGQQFQRSRVQSPSASQSLRRSVGGGVQQLKAKRSRLGK, from the coding sequence ATGCTACGGCCTACTCGTACTTTAGTCATTGCTCCTCTGATCAGCCTGGCGCTCGTCTTCCTCACGCGGACGGTCTTCGCGCAAGCTCCGCCAGCACCACCGCAGGCAGTTGATGCGCAACAGGACCTCAACGTATTAGAACGCGGACCGATTCACGAAGCATTCGCTGAACCGATCGCTTTGGATATCGATCCTGCCGACGCTCCTATTATTGATCGCGCTCCGCCCGAGCCGATTGACGAGCTGCCACCCGAAGTACGACCTGAGGGGAACAACGTGCAGTGGCTCTCTGGCTACTGGATGTTCTCGGTTGAGCAAGACGACTTCATTTGGATCAGCGGCGTCTGGCGCGAGATCCCTCCAGGACGTCAGTGGGTTCCCGGCCATTGGTCAAAGGTGCCTGGTGGCTTCCAATGGGTTAGCGGGTTTTGGGCCGCGGCTGGTCAACAAGAAGTGCAGTTCTTGCCGCAACCTCCGCAAACCTTAGAACAAGGTCCCGTTTCCCCAGCGCCGAGTACTTCGCACTTTTGGATTCCCGGCTGTTGGACTTGGAACCAAGCCCGCTACGTCTGGCGTCCTGGCTATTGGTACGCAGGACAGGTGGGATGGATTTGGACCCCCGACCATTATGTGTGGACGCCTCGGGGATTCGTTTACGTCGCCGGTTTTTGGGACTACCCTCTGGCAAGACGTGGACTGTTGTTCGCGCCGGTTTTCTGGAACGGTCACCATCGCTGGCACACCCTGCGGTACACACCTCGGCATGTCGTGAATTCCTCGCTGCTCCTTTCGAGCCTTTATGTGAATTCACCATACCGTCACTACTACTTTGGCTTCCACCCAAAGTACACGCAACTCGGTTTGCGACCGTGGTACGACGTTCACCTCCGCAAGCACCGCGGACACAGCCATTTTTACGATCCTTTCTTCGCATACCATCGCTGGCATGACGGAAGACGCGATCCGCACTGGATTGACAATTACCGACACCATTTCGACGGTCTCCGCAAGGGTGCCGGAGCCGTCGGCCCACGTGATGGGCGTGCCAATCCCAACTTCGATCGTCGCCTGCCGGACGAGATCGTCCTCAAGGGCAAAGGTCCTAAAGGCAAGAACGTGCTGCAAGCGAGCACCAACAAGTTGAACAACTTGGTAGTGCCGCTGGGACAGTTTGCCTCGAACAACAACACCAAGGCAAAGCTGCAACGCGTCAGCCAACAACAGCAACTCGATGCGCTTCGCGGTTCCGATCGTGTTCGCAACCTGGCTCGCCTCCGTGCTCAGCAGGAAGTGCTGCATAAAGCAACCAACGCAGGTAAGGCGAAGGGCAGTCAGTTTGTCCGTGACACGCTTCGCTTGCCTGAGAAGTACCAAGCCGGTAAGCCGATCACGACGAACTCGACGCAACGATTGCGAGCCGAAACACAAGTACTCGGCCAGGGTCGTTCTGACTTGAATCGGAACGCGACGACGTCTCAGGCGACACAGATTCGTCGTCAGTTGGATTTGCAAAGCCGAGGTCAAGCGAACCAACAGTTAGAAACGAATCGTCGCCTTGGCGAAAAGCAGCAGACGATCAACAACTTCTTGCAGAATCAGCAGCAGCGGCTGCGCGAGCAAGCCCGTGCGGGTTCATCCAACACGGTCCAGCAATCCGGCAAGTCGCGAGCAATCGGCAGCACGCCACAGAGTCGTACCTTCCAGAACGCTCTGCCGACGAATCGCAATTGGCAAATACCGACGCAGCGCGGTAATTCGCAAAAGGTTGTCTCGCCACCGAGCAATCGCAGCGGGCAATCCTTCCCGCAGCAGTTCCGCGGTCGAAGTTCGTCCTCGAACTTCTCGACGCAACGGGCAACCGGGCAGCAATTCCAACGCTCCCGCGTGCAGAGCCCGTCCGCTAGTCAATCCCTTCGCAGGAGCGTTGGCGGTGGAGTTCAGCAACTCAAGGCAAAACGTTCGAGGTTAGGCAAGTAA
- a CDS encoding DUF885 domain-containing protein, with the protein MSKYASLLIFVLLFNSAAPVAHGDASSDFAKLLDDSWESNIQEYPLWATSAGDHRFNDKLPAISVADAKRRSEKTRGFLTRLEAIDRSQLKLADQTNYDIFARQLKEDLSEFQFGTHLVPISNRTGFHIEFPELRRDVPLENTKDYENYIARLNGFGQYADGHIELMRAGIEAEKTLPAVILKGYEPTIEAHIVEDPKKSLLYEPMKEFPANVPESEHERLRAEARTAIAESVVPGYQRFADFMKNEYVLATRGSIGASALPDGRDFYRYRVRRFTTLDQTPQEVHNIGLAEVKRIRAEMDDIIEDVGFETPEGKETFEAFTDFLRTDPQFYAPNAEQLLKETAAILKRADGELPKLFGKLPRTPYGLRPVPDYIAPRTTSAYYQRPAGDGTRAGFFYMNTFNIKSRPLYTLEALSLHEAVPGHHLQLALQQEIEGMPKFRRFSNFTAYIEGWALYSERLGLEMGFYEEPYSDFGRLTMEIWRASRLVVDTGIHFFGWTRGQAIEFLRSNSAMSMHNIEAEVDRYIGWPGQALAYKTGELKIRALRKQAEDALGDKFDIRSFHDMVLASGAIPLDVLEGNVQRWIEEQK; encoded by the coding sequence ATGTCGAAATATGCCTCATTGCTAATCTTCGTTCTGCTTTTCAATTCCGCTGCTCCTGTCGCGCATGGCGACGCCAGCTCCGACTTCGCCAAGCTATTGGATGACTCTTGGGAATCGAACATCCAGGAGTACCCACTTTGGGCGACCTCCGCAGGGGACCATCGGTTCAACGATAAATTGCCGGCGATTTCAGTCGCCGATGCCAAGCGTCGTAGCGAGAAGACGCGCGGATTTTTAACGCGGTTGGAAGCGATTGATCGATCGCAGCTCAAGCTGGCAGATCAGACCAATTACGACATCTTTGCTCGCCAACTGAAGGAAGATCTCTCCGAGTTTCAGTTCGGGACTCACCTGGTGCCGATCAGCAATCGCACCGGCTTTCACATCGAGTTCCCCGAACTGCGTCGTGATGTGCCGTTGGAGAACACCAAGGACTACGAGAACTACATCGCTCGTCTAAATGGTTTCGGGCAATACGCAGACGGCCACATCGAATTGATGCGTGCGGGGATCGAAGCTGAGAAGACGCTTCCTGCGGTCATTCTAAAAGGCTACGAGCCGACGATCGAAGCACATATCGTCGAAGATCCGAAGAAGAGTTTGCTGTATGAACCCATGAAGGAGTTCCCCGCGAATGTCCCCGAGAGCGAGCACGAGCGTCTGAGGGCTGAAGCCCGCACGGCGATTGCCGAAAGCGTCGTGCCTGGCTACCAACGTTTCGCAGACTTCATGAAAAACGAGTACGTACTTGCGACGCGTGGTTCGATCGGAGCTTCGGCACTTCCCGATGGTCGTGATTTCTATCGTTATCGGGTTCGTCGGTTCACGACGCTCGATCAGACGCCGCAAGAGGTCCACAACATCGGGCTCGCCGAGGTGAAGCGGATTCGTGCGGAGATGGATGACATCATTGAGGATGTCGGCTTCGAGACCCCGGAGGGGAAGGAAACGTTCGAAGCATTCACGGACTTTCTCCGCACTGACCCCCAGTTTTACGCACCCAACGCGGAGCAACTGCTCAAAGAAACGGCAGCGATTCTCAAGCGGGCCGATGGCGAGCTGCCAAAGCTGTTCGGCAAGCTGCCTCGCACTCCCTACGGCTTGCGTCCCGTGCCTGATTACATCGCTCCGCGGACGACGAGTGCCTATTACCAACGCCCGGCGGGTGACGGTACGCGGGCCGGGTTCTTTTATATGAACACCTTCAACATCAAGAGCCGTCCGCTCTACACGTTGGAGGCACTTTCGCTGCACGAAGCGGTGCCGGGTCACCATTTGCAATTGGCACTGCAGCAAGAGATCGAAGGGATGCCGAAGTTTCGTCGCTTCTCGAACTTTACTGCTTACATCGAAGGTTGGGCGCTCTACTCAGAACGGCTTGGGCTGGAGATGGGATTCTACGAAGAACCCTACAGCGACTTTGGCCGTCTGACGATGGAAATCTGGCGGGCGAGCCGGCTGGTGGTCGACACCGGCATCCATTTCTTCGGCTGGACGCGCGGACAAGCGATTGAGTTTCTGCGGTCCAATTCGGCCATGAGCATGCACAACATCGAAGCAGAAGTCGATCGTTACATCGGCTGGCCCGGGCAAGCACTGGCGTACAAAACGGGCGAGTTGAAAATCCGCGCATTGCGAAAACAAGCGGAAGACGCGCTAGGAGACAAGTTCGACATCCGCAGCTTCCACGATATGGTGCTAGCCAGCGGAGCGATTCCGCTGGATGTGCTAGAGGGGAATGTGCAGCGGTGGATTGAGGAGCAGAAGTAG